Genomic DNA from Plasmodium brasilianum strain Bolivian I chromosome Unknown PB_00_03, whole genome shotgun sequence:
attttatcttttaatttcCTATGGCTAAAAGATATTTAACAAATTCATAGTTGATAcggttttatatataattattcaatataatgttaatcaaaaaaaaaaaaaaaaagattactAAATTAGGCCatcataaaattaatgattcattaaatatatataacaagtAGAActaatataagtaaaataagatattttatttactaaatattttgcttttttttttatgtatatatgttattaagCGAACTCATTCAAAAccaactaaaaaaaaaaaattgtatgttatattatataatacaaagtaatattaaatatataatgtatgtaataataatgtgtaaattttaataatattaataagacAATTAAAGTTTATATCAcaataaaattgttaataaaaagaaaaaagctctttaaatttatatactaCTATAAAATATCCTAAAAATAATCTACGcctttttatacttttataaagttttaagtattaattaaacaaattatttcatcataataaaaaaacatcaaaaaaaaaaaaaattattaaaagtaattaccatatatattattttaaaattatcacATAACATAATTTGTTATGTTTCAATGGTTTcgtttttgaaaatttatttttagctTACGCAAAGTAtctttatattacatttcaatgtagacataaaaaattaactctTTGGAACCTAAAAttaattagttttttttatttaaacaaaataaaagatataactATATAACTACATTCAAATTTCTtgaattttcatattaatcAAAAGACAcatttacttttaatttgATACAAATATTACACTATTTTAATTACCTCAACAAATATTCATTTAGTTGAGTACAAGATAGAAAATCATGAACACTATATTTtagagtaaaaataaaaattcacaCATGATgtcaacaaaataatataaactgttattttctatattaatttttaagcacatatagtatttttcataaaaatatagttatatacaaaaatatatacgtaaaacACAACAATTTATTAAggattaaaaataatgtaataagcaaaaaaaaagaaattataatattcaaatCAACAAAGCAAATAGTagcgtttattttttttattgcatatCAAAATGGTCAGCTAAGAGAAGAAGCATTGTTTAAATATAAGCAATTAAATTCATACTtattatttgtgtatataaaatGGGAACTTATAGATATTAATCTTTATATAAGTCTACTTTACGGAACGAAGGATATGccgtattatatatatcagcTTTTATACGTGTtaactttatatatgtttgaaattttttgtaaaaataaaacatacttaatataactatatacatgaatatcACACATCCTAGATGTGATAAATATAATCTACCAGATAACTCTAcatcttttaaataatttaatttttttaaaacaattaGTAGTATTCCAAGTAGTATATGGACGCTAGCTAAAACACAAATCtgaaatactttttttttcatattttttcttaaatactTAAAATCAGCATTTGCCATATAACTaactaaatttttataatatattttgtctagccttttattttttactgtGATTCCCGTTTTAGTATTAGATGattccatttttttgtattctccattattttttatttccttctttatacatttaatatttgaatgtttttcctttttatgtGCCGCCATTATTCGACACAATCTCACatctaattttataataaatttagaaTTATCATATGTGGATCTCTGATAAGGgctcgaaaaaaaaaaaaatatatttgtcatttaaagaaatatgtaatattttgcttaaaaaaagaattaataaatataaaatttgaaaaatatggaaaata
This window encodes:
- a CDS encoding uncharacterized protein (Plasmodium exported protein) — translated: MEQNFVQYLLIKTAVFILLFWICHFKDDMRSTYDNSKFIIKLDVRLCRIMAAHKKEKHSNIKCIKKEIKNNGEYKKMESSNTKTGITVKNKRLDKIYYKNLVSYMANADFKYLRKNMKKKVFQICVLASVHILLGILLIVLKKLNYLKDVELSGRLYLSHLGCVIFMYIVILSMFYFYKKFQTYIKLTRIKADIYNTAYPSFRKVDLYKD